One Aegilops tauschii subsp. strangulata cultivar AL8/78 chromosome 7, Aet v6.0, whole genome shotgun sequence genomic window carries:
- the LOC109771643 gene encoding uncharacterized protein: MATAMDTTVPRSGLGEGGGGAGGLKKGPWTQAEDRVLLDHVRRHGEGNWNAVRRETGLQRCGKSCRLRWANHLRPNLRKGPFSPEEERLILRLHGLIGNKWARISTHLPGRTDNEVKNFWNTRLKRRQRAGQSLYPPDVEREIAFMRAQNINPFADADGNTAASPFSDPFALPPRPPSSTKPASHSHSSPLINQHYPLLNEMQGMQMRHHAVQHAHPQPAFHHHHGGIRLPGLPPLPTRPRELPSNQIETASCSGGADGLLEALLLGVDEHQLPRPNHGVCRAGSMPDLMYGGVSSGSDSDVTSQFPPGPGGQDPHHGGKWDFLVDDVKPPMRRATSAAENETSGMFGVAHGSISGEWFGTGVGSPGPSSVVTTEDEFGLEMQQLMSSLPLSADELNWNA, translated from the exons ATGGCGACGGCGATGGACACGACGGTGCCGAGGAGCGGGTTgggggaaggcggcggcggcgccggcgggctgaAGAAGGGGCCGTGGACGCAGGCGGAGGACAGGGTGCTGCTCGACCACGTGCGGCGGCACGGCGAGGGCAACTGGAACGCGGTGCGCCGGGAGACCGGGCTGCAGCGCTGCGGCAAGAGCTGCCGGCTCCGGTGGGCCAACCACCTCCGCCCCAACCTCCGCAAGGGCCCCTTCTCCCCCGAGGAGGAGCGCCTCATCCTCCGCCTCCACGGCCTCATCGGCAACAAGTGGGCGCGCATCTCAACGCAC CTCCCGGGGAGGACGGACAACGAGGTCAAGAACTTCTGGAACACGCGCCTCAAGCGCCGGCAGCGCGCCGGCCAGTCGCTCTACCCGCCGGACGTCGAGCGGGAGATCGCCTTCATGCGCGCCCAGAACATCAACCCGTTCGCCGACGCGGACGGCAACACCGCGGCGTCGCCGTTCTCGGACCCGTTCGCGCTGCCGCCCAGGCCGCCGTCGTCCACCAAACCGGCCTCTCACTCTCACTCCTCGCCGCTGATCAACCAGCACTACCCGCTCCTCAACGAGATGCAGGGGATGCAGATGCGCCACCACGCCGTCCAGCACGCGCACCCGCAGCCGGCGTTCCATCACCACCACGGAGGCATCAGGTTGCCGGGGCTCCCGCCGTTGCCGACTAGGCCGCGCGAGCTCCCTTCGAACCAAATCGAGACGGCGAGCTGCAGCGGCGGAGCCGACGGCCTGCTCGAGGCGCTGCTGCTCGGCGTCGACGAACATCAACTCCCCCGTCCCAACCATGGCGTGTGCAGGGCCGGCTCCATGCCCGATCTCATGTACGGCGGCGTCTCGAGCGGGAGCGACAGCGACGTCACCTCGCAGTTCCCTCCCGGTCCCGGAGGCCAGGATCCGCACCATGGCGGGAAATGGGACTTCCTCGTCG ATGATGTGAAGCCACCAATGAGGAGGGCGACAAGCGCGGCGGAGAACGAGACCTCCGGTATGTTCGGCGTGGCCCATGGGTCGATATCAGGGGAGTGGTTCGGTACCGGCGTTGGGTCGCCAGGGCCGTCGTCCGTCGTCACCACGGAGGATGAGTTTGGCCTCGAGATGCAGCAGCTCATGTCGTCGCTGCCACTGTCGGCCGACGAGCTTAACTGGAACGCTTAA